The following are encoded in a window of Carya illinoinensis cultivar Pawnee chromosome 15, C.illinoinensisPawnee_v1, whole genome shotgun sequence genomic DNA:
- the LOC122296888 gene encoding uncharacterized mitochondrial protein AtMg00810-like produces the protein MTGLSNNLTSLMPFYMVFLKKRFNGSTVDTSLFTFHLNDISVYVLIYVDDIIVASNSSSSIDHLITHLSAEFAVKDLGSLSYFLGIQVTKTSEGLHLSQGKYATDLLNCTRMAGAKPTSTPCTSGSKLSKFLGDPLNDPTEYRTLVGALQHLTLTRPDLSFSVNQICQFLHCPTTDYLVAAKRVLRYLKGTLQFGLNFSKGSLQLNGFCDSDWARSPDDKKSTSGYCIYLSACLIS, from the exons ttttacatggtTTTCTTGAAGAAGAG GTTCAATGGCTCCACAGTTGATACATCTCTTTTTACATTCCATTTGAATGACATTTCTGTTTATGTGcttatttatgttgatgacataatAGTTGCCAGTAATTCCTCTTCTTCCATTGACCATCTTATTACTCACCTTAGTGCTGAGTTTGCTGTCAAAGACCTTGGTTCCCTCTCTTATTTTCTGGGAATTCAGGTTACAAAAACATCAGAAGGTCTCCATCTCAGTCAAGGAAAGTATGCTACTGATCTATTGAATTGCACAAGGATGGCTGGTGCTAAACCAACTTCCACACCTTGCACCTCAGGTTCAAAACTTTCCAAATTTTTAGGGGATCCACTCAATGATCCTACTGAATATAGAACTTTGGTGGGAGCTTTACAGCATCTCACACTTACTAGACCTGACCTATCCTTCAGTGTGAACCAGATATGTCAATTCTTACACTGCCCAACCACTGATTATCTAGTAGCAGCTAAGAGAGTGTTGAGATATCTAAAGGGCACCTTACAGTTTGGTCTAAACTTCAGCAAGGGCTCATTGCAACTTAATGGTTTTTGTGATTCTGATTGGGCAAGGTCTCCTGATGACAAGAAGTCCACATCTGGCTATTGTATATATCTTAGTGCCTGCCTTATTTCTTGA